In Gouania willdenowi chromosome 15, fGouWil2.1, whole genome shotgun sequence, one DNA window encodes the following:
- the mymx gene encoding uncharacterized protein mymx isoform X1, whose translation MSESIVRKVQPFTIGTRLSVPAVPKCQEYTQSYLPNDTLDNCVIQHNLNSLYLSRSQLCARGPCLVSPNVKQPVKHNQEHMAAEDHLNQNVASSSSAMSRSIKKITISGSKDRSETTVRPGVRSPSENNNNNNNISTSTSDSHQPRMVGVSRERLPNSQFKVLLRKDSSDESQAKQEQTWVKLNGKKVIQQDLVPEVQRKDGGLHTQRKASASVTSQSDCITHRISVFNKEVLQAEAWIKGKLQDLKDGCNIQCCPLQDWEEAAQTLQRDLKDFENTLIQLNQMGEQLLCKLNPTSDVVKKQLSHLREQWQSLKQMAANQTKALGGAKNLQEFNKKADKLETWIKEKQEEGQSLVNVLEENVDKMQLTKKMLDLKQDEQLHRNLHEEINSLALKLEKQGKTDGKNISSRRKHINKMWLKVQSHLKNYHENLHLALEVSSFYQQADDILIAMNSMKKTSCASKELDTYGDIRDIASKVMMLDVSVSQVSHLHPALAAGVTQKQKEVKDCWALLQKVYREDADPLTLTREPHCNMGTETNGIMGKEVKEEQNRLKGSVNTIDSESGRQTQRVQNQEEQTARDTPPPGEDGRSSTAEADVRCRSIEKSRKTRAESKPASASPGHPQLQSQLQKFTVSADKTLSWLKDNVSMATQVCSIASSEGLEAAKKCQQALEKEIHINRARIEVVKREGYGLVRAQHPGGTRIEEFLGQLEVLWEELRWRHQRNGAFLKASEELGFRVVMVLQALGNLDAWLESVELSMKESALSVDPKTMSRAERESCLLESEVAARSLELSALREEVDRLHALRHQHTQGLPARMEEVERKYHRVQSALTHQSSELQDTRMLTEFLERVELEESQQLSSSRHSLHQNLQTETCSAPNLLGLHSSNCGGGGGEPTVESMGDPVEELREAVEMLNDTVRERGRSQSHDQAIQALLCKHASLAVRMEELLCNSKELSLDILEKETDMAVQCEPERCGLGALQEKQDHLEIDCEILREEVKEMEEQASQLKKMCPERMHILWAKVQAMLQAERELGQSVTENKSHLKEFVQCQDFFRSYLSMISWTEDTRSSIFSDTALHLGRNGQRPLASELDMQIEQKFEEFDALAATGKNLLDNGHPLTPMVGERIEELRSMLGWISVHWRAQKQQRLHRNSRVEDAQDNIYYEAAACPALPESSLFHQKLLQSQQPQAASSCEDTTMTVRDIQPSSPLPGHVEQHNVQQSEDGYEVMNRIGPAGDSPLADIVLLKDNKSPPTGGTVNLILSFGKTGDSQVTVLDPPTRTKEEISEPLHRVSTYLHVKDTNVSVSPVYESISLPRLKGRPAPSASPTFMLPSSIPSSLLPASQTNNVTFHPSTINSTGSIFSSLKRMGKKRKRKRDTRRHTIQKIMGVEDQTDTIPYDTHTWPLKEGRRRKSSIKNDGVKALAYMKNPLLKDIDTDCSGEYCITPYAVSAAGPSTGEVRSHCRFLSLGSVLSFDLPKDMTLIPSIQDIITIAPPESRKGGGADADPLSQRHTILSSFRQTRPTAATNTSPGVQISEQQPSVAQTKQSFDDKCFQHSLKENEDQTVLCNDLPTPHFTLYKDHEQEWDKMSEIPTSAAEKIGNIQLSQQTHAPIYVNQCPTSTPAAQKHMLCPSVHTQIRDLDGHLYHKCLRDKSAREGNQEVHSNQATQMTVNLKSTLSVNVRQDSTDSGISTSSNIKLCSEAPYPDGVYPKAVVGKIVSFEVGGIDCTDSNQNSAQSLAETETEPIQLDHKLFQEVEEELEDIWNQTTKCRESICSDIMYQSDQRDAELTHQSGTATSDSQSGNTSPGLYRNLITASAPNLLVAEFKLPSDIQSLLSYDKGLSPKSVLHPFRGNRRSWAAFPNREPTSKTSMVVNETTSDPVKLPDVGDDQRYIYQYKEDEEEEEEGKVGGKADENTSCLKDQSMSQLSVHMKLDEAHQQRSEDEEQLMTTRERCFSLKPELHSMEGTLERKQKLQLGGKKAFSRGWNCYHAVLFRNTLCFYQQRKDTLRSSACGLPLNLAGSECSPVPDYNKKPNCFRLRLRDGSEYLFNTPSRFMMKKWIMKIQASTGQREFVSPSPVDQQPALSLKPSFCCSHEAPPTSHCSPPKDVTWTFPRNKPLSSSQTKEIVVLTREFSHMTQSDDDEGSLKHTVTQRLSGGLKDICSPPLASCGQDWLSTKRRSHSFTSATFQKIKPVLQTPGGKSPERGSNYCVTLVVGDKSSISPSRSRSSEPPLLATAGWQQDPHHSSPLTYTSLPRPPNKSVFKKIFGKKDF comes from the exons GATTTAGTACCTGAAGTGCAGAGGAAAGACGGTGGTctgcacacacaaagaaaagctTCAGCCTCAGTTACATCCCAGAGTGACTGCATCACTCATCGCATCTCGGTCTTCAATAAAGAAGTGTTACAG GCAGAGGCCTGGATTAAAGGAAAGCTGCAAGACTTGAAGGACGGCTGTAATATTCAGTGCTGCCCCCTGCAGGACTGGGAGGAAGCTGCTCAGACGCTTCAGAGAGACCTCAAAGATTTTGAGAACACTCTCATTCAACTCAACCAG atggGTGAACAGTTGCTGTGCAAGTTGAATCCCACTTCTGATGTGGTCAAGAAGCAGCTCAGCCATCTCAGAGAGCAGTGGCAGTCGCTGAAACAGATGGCAGCCAATCAGACGAAGGCGCTCGGTGGAGCCAAGAACCTGCAGGAGTTCAACAAGAAAGCCGACAAACTGGAGACGTGGATCAAAGAAAAG CAGGAAGAAGGGCAGTCTCTGGTCAACGTCTTAGAAGAAAATGTGGACAAAATGCAGTTGACCAAGAAAATGTTGGATCTTAAACAG GATGAGCAGCTACACAGAAACCTCCATGAGGAGATCAACAGCCTGGCTCTTAAACTGGAGAAACAAGGAAAGACAGATGGCAAAAACATCTCCAGCAGGAGGAAACAcatcaataaaat gtggCTGAAGGTCCAGTCTCATCTGAAAAACTACCATGAAAATCTTCATCTGGCTCTGGAAGTTTCGTCATTTTACCAACAGGCTGATGATATACTGATAGCTATGAAttcaatg AAGAAAACAAGCTGTGCATCCAAAGAGCTGGACACTTATGGAGACATTCGGGACATTGCCAGTAAAGTTATG ATGTTAGATGTTAGTGTGTCTCAGGTGTCCCATCTCCATCCCGCCCTGGCTGCTGGTGTcacacagaaacagaaagaaGTGAAGGACTGCTGGGCACTTCTTCAGAAAGTTTACAG GGAAGATGCTGACCCCCTGACTCTGACTAGGGAACCCCACTGCAACATGGGAACGGAGACCAATGGGATCATGGGAAAAGAGGTGAAAGAGGAGCAGAATCGCCTTAAAGGCAGTGTG AACACTATTGACAGTGAGAGTGGAAGGCAAACACAAAGGGTTCAGAATCAGGAGGAGCAAACGGCGAGGGACACCCCTCCACCAGGGGAAGACGGTCGCTCCTCAACCGCAGAGGCCGACGTCAGATGTCGTTCGATAGAAAAGAG CAGAAAGACTAGAGCTGAGTCCAAGCCTGCCAGTGCCTCACCAGGCCACCCACAGCTTCAGTCCCAGCTCCAGAAGTTTACCGTGTCTGCAGACAAG ACTTTGTCCTGGCTCAAAGACAATGTCTCCATGGCTACCCAGGTGTGTTCGATTGCCAGCTCCGAGGGCCTGGAAGCTGCCAAGAAGTGCCAACAAGCCCTTGAAAAAGAAATCCACATCAACAGAGCCAGGATAGAGGTGGTGAAAAGG GAGGGCTACGGACTGGTCCGTGCACAGCACCCTGGTGGCACAAGGATCGAGGAGTTCCTCGGCCAACTTGAAGTCCTGTGGGAAGAACTGAGATGGAGACACCAGAGGAACGGAGCTTTCCTGAAGGCCTCAGAGGAGCTGGGATTTAGG GTTGTTATGGTCCTCCAAGCTCTTGGTAATTTGGATGCCTGGCTGGAGTCTGTGGAGCTCTCTATGAAGGAATCAGCATTGTCCGTCGACCCCAAAACGATGAGCAGGGCTGAGAGAGAAAGTTGTCTGCTGGAGAGTGAGGTGGCCGCTCGTAGCCTGGAGCTCAGCGCCCTGAGGGAGGAAGTGGACCGCCTGCACGCCCTCCGTCACCAGCACACACAGGGGCTACCAGCGCGCATGGAGGAGGTGGAGAGAAA GTACCATCGTGTCCAAAGTGCTCTGACCCACCAAAGTTCAGAACTGCAGGACACGCGCATGCTAACTGAGTTCCTTGAGCGGGTGGAGCTAGAGGAGAGTCAGCAGCTTAGCAGCAGTCGACACAGCCTCCATCAG AATCTTCAGACTGAAACCTGCTCTGCTCCTAATCTTCTGGGGCTCCATAGCAGTAATTGTGGGGGTGGTGGAGGTGAACCTACTGTAGAATCAATGGGGGACCCTGTAGAGGAACTGAGAGAGGCTGTAGAGATGCTGAATGACACCGTGAGGGAAAGAGGCCGATCACAGAGCCATGACCAGGCAATCCAAGCCTTGCTGTGTAAG CATGCCAGCTTGGCTGTTCGCATGGAGGAGCTTTTGTGCAACAGTAAAGAGCTGAGTCTGGACATCCTGGAGAAGGAGACGGATATGGCCGTTCAATGCGAGCCGGAGCGCTGTGGCCTGGGAGCTCTGCAGGAGAAGCAGGACCACCTGGAG ATTGACTGTGAAATTCTCAGAGAGGAGGTAAAGGAGATGGAGGAGCAAGCGTCTCAGTTAAAGAAGATGTGCCCAGAGAGAATGCACATCCTGTGGGCAAAGGTCCAGGCTATGCTGCAGGCTGAGCGTGAGCTGGGACAGAGTGTGACAGAGAACAAATCCCATCTGAAAGAGTTTGTGCAGTGCCAGGACTTCTTCAGGAGCTACCTCTCCATGAT CTCATGGACTGAAGACACCAGATCAAGTATTTTCTCTGACACCGCTTTGCATCTTGGGAGAAACGGACAGAGACCTCTGGCGTCAGAGCTAGATATGCAAATCGAACAAAAATTTGAGGAGTTTGATGCACTTGCAGCCACAGGGAAGAATCTTTTAGACAACGGCCACCCCCTCACACCCATG GTAGGAGAGCGTATAGAGGAACTCAGGAGCATGCTTGGGTGGATCTCTGTGCACTGGAGGGCTCAGAAACAACAGCGACTCCATAGAAATAGCAGAGTAGAGGATGCACAGGATAATATCTACTATGAAGCAGCAGCATGCCCAGCATTACCAGAG AGTtcacttttccatcaaaagcTCCTCCAGTCTCAACAGCCCCAAGCAGCCAGCTCTTGTGAAGACACAACAATGACAGTGAGAGACATCCAGCCCTCATCCCCACTGCCCGGACATGTCGAGCAGCACAACGTGCAGCAGTCAGAAGACGGGTATGAGGTCATGAATCGAATCGGACCTGCAGGCGATTCTCCCCTCGCCGACATTGTGCTgctaaaagacaacaaaagccCACCTACGGGAGGCACGGTCAACCTCATCCTTAGCTTTGGTAAAACAGGAGACAGCCAGGTCACGGTGCTGGATCCACCTACCAGGACCAAGGAAGAGATTTCTGAGCCTCTCCATAGG GTAAGTACCTACTTGCATGTGAAGGATACCAACGTGTCAGTGTCCCCCGTGTATGAGAGCATCAGCCTACCCCGTCTAAAAGGTCGCCCTGCGCCCTCAGCCTCCCCCACCTTCATGCTACCCTCCTCTATTCCATCTTCGTTGTTGCCTGCGTCACAGACGAACAATGTAACCTTCCATCCCTCAACAATAAACAGCACCGGCTCCATCTTCAGTAGCCTCAAACGAATGgggaagaagaggaaaaggaaaagagatacCCGCCGGCATACTATTCAAAAAATAATGGGAGTAGAGGATCAAACAGATACAATTCCATACGACACACATACATGGCCGCTAAAGGAAGGTCGAAGGAGGAAGAGTTCGATCAAGAATGATGGCGTGAAAGCTTTGGCCTACATGAAGAATCCATTGCTAAAAGACATTGACACCGACTGTTCTGGAGAGTACTGCATTACTCCATATGCTGTATCAGCAGCCGGGCCCAGCACAGGTGAGGTGAGGAGCCACTGCAGGTTCCTCTCTTTAGGCTCAGTGCTCAGCTTTGACCTACCCAAGGACATGACCCTGATTCCCAGCATTCAGGACATCATCACCATCGCTCCCCCAGAGTCAAGAAAAGGAGGAGGGGCAGATGCAGACCCTCTATCTCAGAGACACACTATCCTGAGCTCATTTAGACAGACTCGACCCACTGCTGCTACAAACACTTCCCCTGGTGTCCAAATATCAGAACAGCAGCCGTCGGTTGCACAAACAAAGCAGTCTTTTGACGACAAATGTTTCCAACACTCTTTGAAGGAAAATGAGGATCAGACTGTCCTATGTAATGACCTACCTACTCCCCATTTTACTCTTTATAAGGACCATGAACAAGAGTGGGACAAAATGTCAGAGATTCCGACGAGTGCAGCTGAGAAGATCGGGAACATTCAGCTTTCCCAGCAGACTCATGCACCAATATATGTAAACCAATGTCCCACTTCCACTCCAGCTGCACAAAAGCACATGTTGTGCCCAAGTGTCCACACACAGATCCGAGACCTGGACGGACATCTGTATCATAAATGCCTTAGGGACAAAAGTGCACGTGAAGGGAATCAGGAAGTTCACTCAAACCAGGCCACTCAAATGACTGTAAATCTAAAGTCAACGTTGAGCGTAAACGTCCGACAGGATTCTACAGATTCTGGTATCTCCACCTCCAGTAACATCAAGCTTTGCTCCGAAGCTCCATATCCTGATGGTGTGTATCCAAAGGCAGTAGTAGGGAAAATTGTATCTTTTGAAGTTGGAGgtattgactgcactgattcCAATCAGAACAGTGCTCAGTCTTTGGCAGAAACAGAAACGGAACCCATTCAGCTTGATCACAAGCTGTTTCAGGAAGTAGAAGAAGAGCTAGAGGACATCTGGAACCAAACAACCAAGTGTAGGGAGAGCATCTGTTCAGACATCATGTACCAGTCAGACCAAAGAGATGCTGAACTCACCCACCAAAGTGGAACGGCCACCAGTGACTCCCAGTCTGGGAATACGTCACCTGGGCTCTACAGGAACTTGATCACAGCCTCAGCTCCAAACCTTCTTGTGGCAGAGTTCAAACTTCCCTCAGACATTCAGAGCCTGCTGAGTTATGACAAAGGACTGAGTCCCAAAAGTGTTCTTCATCCGTTCAGAGGGAACAGGAGGTCATGGGCAGCGTTTCCTAACAGGGAGCCAACCAGCAAGACTTCAATGGTGGTGAACGAGACCACATCAGATCCAGTAAAGCTGCCAGATGTAGGGGACGATCAAAGATACATTTACCAGTATaaagaggatgaggaggaggaagaggagggaaaGGTGGGGGGAAAGGCGGACGAAAACACAAGTTGTTTGAAG GACCAGTCAATGAGTCAACTGTCTGTTCACATGAAACTGGATGAAGCTCATCAGCAAAGATCAGAGGATGAAGAGCAGCTGATGACCACAAGAGAGCGCTGTTTCTCTCTG AAGCCTGAGCTGCACTCTATGGAGGGGACGCTGGAGAGGAAGCAGAAGCTGCAGCTGGGAGGAAAGAAG GCTTTTTCCAGAGGCTGGAACTGCTACCACGCTGTGCTTTTCAGAAACACCTTGTGCTTCTACCAGCAGAGAAAAGACACACTGCGG AGTTCTGCATGTGGCCTACCGCTGAACCTCGCAGGCTCTGAGTGCTCCCCAGTCCCTGactacaacaaaaaacccaactGTTTCAGACTACG gCTTCGTGATGGCTCTGAATATCTGTTTAACACCCCCTCACGTTTTATGATGAAGAAGTGGATAATGAAAATCCAAGCAAGTACAG GACAACGGGAATTTGTGTCACCATCACCAGTGGATCAACAGCCCGCGTTATCTTT GAAGCCGTCCTTCTGCTGTAGCCAtgaggctccgcccacttcCCACTGCTCCCCTCCAAAGGACGTCACCTGGACATTCCCCAGAAACAAACCACTCAGCAGCAGCCAGACTAAAGAAATTGTCGTCCTGACCAGAGAGTTCAGTCACATGACTCAGAGTG ATGACGATGAAGGAAGTTTGAAGCACACGGTGACTCAGCGACTCTCTGGTGGACTCAAAGACATCTGCTCTCCTCCTCTAGCATCCTGTGGTCAGGACTGGCTCAGCACCAAGCGTCGTTCCCACTCTTTTACATCAG CAACCTTCCAGAAGATCAAGCCTGTCCTGCAGACACCTGGAGGAAAATCCCCAGAAAGAGGCTCCAACTACTGTGTAACACTTGTAGTGGGAGACAAGTCATCCATCAGCCCCTCAAGGAGCAGAAGCTCTGAGCCTCCACTGCTGGCCACAGCTGGATGGCAGCAGGACCCCCACCACAGTTCTCCTCTGACCTACACCAGCCTGCCCAGGCCACCAAACAAGTCCGTCTTCAAAAAGATCTTTGGAAAAAAGGATTTCTAA